One part of the Clostridium thermosuccinogenes genome encodes these proteins:
- a CDS encoding NUDIX hydrolase → MNKDFIAGSLDNIGFVCIETKYKDKWVLCFHKKRQRWEVPGGHVEKGETPLMAAKRELYEETGAVDFDIVPVWDYQVFSDDGMLHNNGRVYFANVRAFEKIPENSEMEKIEFFDILPTNVTYNRDRMIEMLERAEKYASAYYK, encoded by the coding sequence ATGAATAAAGATTTTATTGCAGGTTCATTGGATAACATAGGGTTTGTCTGTATTGAAACTAAATACAAGGACAAGTGGGTATTATGCTTTCATAAGAAGAGACAAAGATGGGAAGTCCCCGGTGGCCATGTAGAAAAAGGAGAAACACCCTTGATGGCTGCCAAGAGAGAGCTGTATGAAGAAACAGGAGCAGTTGACTTTGATATTGTACCTGTATGGGATTACCAAGTCTTCAGTGATGACGGTATGCTGCACAATAACGGCAGAGTATATTTTGCAAACGTCAGAGCTTTTGAGAAAATACCTGAAAATAGTGAAATGGAAAAAATCGAATTCTTTGATATTTTACCAACAAATGTTACGTATAACCGGGATAGAATGATAGAAATGCTGGAACGTGCAGAAAAATATGCATCTGCGTACTATAAATGA
- a CDS encoding GNAT family N-acetyltransferase, with protein sequence MMETNRCKLVKLQETDYVDVKRLYSDVKVREFLGGPVSEEEFNAKFERMIKSKNDAIYWVIRQRESSLFIGLISLALHHDGVSTEVSYQLLPEWWGKGYATEVVKEVIRYAFVEFRLAKVIAETQTANLLSCRLLEGVCMKLEQKVQRFGAEQAIYAIYNLSL encoded by the coding sequence ATGATGGAAACTAATAGATGCAAACTTGTAAAACTGCAGGAAACTGACTATGTGGATGTAAAGAGACTTTATTCGGATGTCAAAGTTAGGGAATTTCTTGGTGGTCCAGTAAGTGAAGAAGAATTTAATGCAAAATTCGAGAGAATGATTAAATCGAAAAATGATGCAATATACTGGGTCATTAGGCAAAGGGAGAGCAGCTTATTTATAGGATTGATTTCTCTTGCCTTACATCATGATGGCGTAAGTACTGAAGTATCATATCAGTTGTTACCGGAATGGTGGGGAAAAGGATACGCCACTGAAGTAGTCAAAGAGGTAATCAGGTATGCTTTTGTAGAATTTAGGTTAGCAAAAGTTATCGCAGAGACCCAAACAGCAAATCTTTTATCATGTAGATTATTAGAGGGGGTTTGTATGAAGCTAGAGCAGAAAGTTCAAAGATTTGGTGCAGAGCAAGCAATATATGCTATTTACAACTTATCCCTTTGA
- a CDS encoding NUDIX domain-containing protein, with the protein MSDNRYLSVSGIVLRDNKVLLVRQSYGSVKGLLTIPGGYLQENEMPDDALEREILEETSIVVKTRSLVAIRFALNDWWAIFTADYISGEPVPDKNENSEAFFLDIDDALSHPDLTYTTKEVLLQYGKKPSMQKSNFCPAGIDPKEYMLFM; encoded by the coding sequence ATGAGTGATAATAGATATTTATCGGTTAGTGGTATAGTTTTAAGAGACAATAAAGTTTTGCTTGTACGTCAATCATATGGTTCTGTAAAGGGGTTGTTAACTATTCCAGGGGGTTATTTGCAAGAAAACGAAATGCCTGATGATGCTCTAGAAAGGGAGATTTTAGAAGAAACCAGCATTGTTGTAAAAACACGTTCGCTGGTTGCCATACGATTTGCACTTAATGACTGGTGGGCTATTTTTACGGCCGATTATATTTCCGGAGAACCAGTTCCAGACAAAAATGAAAATAGTGAGGCGTTTTTTCTCGATATAGATGATGCATTAAGTCATCCTGACTTGACATATACGACAAAAGAGGTTCTTTTACAATATGGTAAAAAGCCGTCAATGCAAAAATCTAATTTTTGCCCAGCAGGTATAGATCCTAAAGAATATATGTTATTTATGTGA
- a CDS encoding ExeA family protein produces MFEQYYNFLHTPFTRDIPEKHLYSNPELEEVCSRLEYAARNRLFAVITGDVGTGKTTAIRKFVGALDSNRYKVMYISDSALTPRNFYWEVLNQLGCEAKFYRSDAKRQLTREISNLIEIQRRIPIIITDEAHLLSREMLEEIRFLLNFRMDSYNPMSLILVGQSELKDILKKQIYEAICQRIDIRYHMMPYDRQRTGEYIRKHLEYAGESREIFTDMAVDEIYEYSHGVPRKINRACTACLLHGAQVQKKIIDDHVVRLIVEEELNW; encoded by the coding sequence ATGTTTGAGCAGTACTACAACTTTCTGCACACGCCGTTCACCCGGGATATACCGGAGAAGCATTTGTATAGCAATCCGGAGCTGGAAGAGGTCTGCAGCAGGCTTGAGTATGCGGCCCGGAACCGGTTGTTTGCAGTGATAACGGGAGATGTTGGTACAGGAAAGACCACAGCCATAAGGAAGTTTGTTGGGGCGCTGGACAGCAACCGGTACAAGGTAATGTACATAAGCGATTCGGCGTTGACACCGAGGAATTTTTACTGGGAAGTATTGAACCAGCTGGGATGTGAAGCGAAATTCTACAGGAGCGATGCAAAACGACAACTAACGAGAGAGATCAGCAACCTGATTGAAATACAGAGACGTATTCCTATAATCATCACAGATGAGGCACACCTACTTTCAAGGGAGATGCTGGAGGAAATCCGGTTTTTACTAAACTTCAGGATGGATTCGTATAACCCAATGAGTTTAATCCTGGTAGGCCAGAGTGAGTTGAAGGACATCCTGAAGAAGCAGATATATGAGGCAATATGCCAGCGAATAGATATCCGATATCATATGATGCCATATGATCGGCAAAGAACCGGTGAATACATAAGAAAGCACCTGGAGTATGCAGGAGAAAGCCGGGAGATATTTACGGATATGGCGGTAGACGAGATATATGAATATTCTCATGGAGTACCGCGAAAAATCAACCGGGCGTGTACAGCTTGCCTTTTACATGGGGCACAGGTACAGAAAAAAATCATAGACGATCATGTGGTAAGGCTTATTGTTGAGGAAGAATTGAACTGGTAG
- a CDS encoding class I SAM-dependent methyltransferase: protein MTKKIEPYKGIAGIYEEIRPSYPERLIDDVIRKTNLKLDDNILEIGAGTGKATIQLAERGFKIDAIEIGEDMAEILRDKCVNYPKVSIHVSSFEEWSNPNNQKYDMIFSAQSFHWIDKNVKYKKCHELLKDEGYLALFWYISSDDTLEETREINKKVDEIVKKYVAGYFKNEGKPERLKHDGVYKEDERKAEIISSVLFDLIDKIEYTHEIKNNAEQYLKAMKSVPANASILDGLEDNIIDKMDNEIIELINNHGSYVGTLFNYSLYIAKKI, encoded by the coding sequence ATGACAAAGAAAATTGAACCCTATAAGGGTATAGCAGGTATATATGAAGAAATAAGACCTTCCTATCCGGAGAGGTTAATTGATGATGTGATAAGGAAGACTAATTTGAAATTGGATGATAATATACTTGAAATCGGCGCAGGCACTGGCAAAGCAACCATACAACTTGCAGAGAGAGGTTTTAAGATTGATGCTATAGAAATAGGGGAAGATATGGCTGAAATACTGCGTGATAAATGTGTCAATTACCCAAAGGTTTCAATCCATGTATCATCCTTTGAAGAATGGTCTAACCCAAATAATCAAAAATACGATATGATTTTTTCCGCACAGTCATTTCACTGGATAGATAAAAATGTCAAATACAAAAAATGCCATGAGCTTCTAAAGGATGAAGGATATCTTGCTTTATTTTGGTATATTTCAAGTGATGATACGCTTGAAGAAACCAGAGAGATAAACAAAAAGGTTGATGAAATAGTCAAAAAGTATGTTGCTGGTTATTTTAAAAATGAAGGAAAGCCTGAAAGACTTAAACATGATGGAGTGTATAAAGAAGATGAAAGAAAAGCAGAAATTATTTCATCCGTCTTGTTTGATTTGATAGACAAAATAGAATATACCCATGAAATAAAGAATAATGCCGAGCAATATCTAAAAGCTATGAAATCAGTACCTGCAAATGCTTCTATCCTGGATGGTTTAGAGGATAACATAATAGATAAAATGGATAACGAAATTATAGAGTTAATAAATAATCACGGTAGTTATGTTGGAACCTTGTTTAACTATTCTTTATACATAGCTAAAAAAATATAA
- a CDS encoding DDE-type integrase/transposase/recombinase, with amino-acid sequence MINNEVLEKALKKHEIISPLLQPDLDEAEKRRIRQEILEREGISERTLRRYLAAYRENGYEGLLPKIRKDTGQQRAISQEILDRAIEIKQELPERSVRRIIKILEGEGIVKKGSVSRSTLSRHLLKMGFGAKDFRNVRIEGTTARRFVKNGRNTLWQADIKYGPYIPTADGGKKRTYMVAFIDDATRLVCHAEFYDNQRLPILEDSFRKAILKYGKPEAVYVDNGKVFISKWFRVACAKLGIRHMNTKAYSPESKGKIERFNATVEEFFQEISLEKAKSLEELNRKFRVWLDEGYNGKPHSSLKGVSPSQAYASDPKKVRFATPEECRDAFLWEDTRKVDNTGCFKLQGIEYEAGIEYIGKKVDVRYDPFDMSLLEIWYNGERRKTATPLKVGEYCSKVEKTPATKSATHSRLLKIYESENEKRQKRQTGALTFRSMKGGDRNV; translated from the coding sequence ATGATAAACAATGAAGTATTGGAAAAAGCATTAAAGAAACATGAGATCATATCGCCGCTATTGCAGCCGGATCTGGATGAGGCGGAAAAGCGGAGAATACGGCAGGAGATACTTGAGAGGGAAGGAATTTCGGAAAGGACACTTCGGAGGTATCTTGCAGCGTACCGGGAGAATGGTTACGAAGGGCTATTACCAAAGATACGAAAAGATACAGGGCAACAAAGAGCGATATCTCAGGAAATATTAGATCGGGCAATCGAAATAAAACAGGAACTGCCGGAGAGAAGTGTCAGGAGGATCATAAAGATCCTTGAAGGCGAAGGGATTGTCAAAAAAGGAAGTGTCTCCAGAAGCACCTTGTCCAGGCATCTTTTGAAGATGGGCTTTGGTGCAAAAGACTTCAGAAATGTTCGTATAGAAGGAACGACAGCCCGCCGGTTCGTCAAAAACGGAAGGAACACATTGTGGCAGGCAGATATCAAATACGGTCCGTACATACCGACTGCCGACGGCGGTAAGAAACGGACATACATGGTGGCATTTATTGACGATGCGACGAGGCTGGTGTGTCATGCAGAATTTTACGACAATCAGAGGCTTCCGATATTGGAAGACAGTTTTCGCAAGGCAATATTGAAATACGGCAAGCCGGAGGCAGTATACGTTGACAATGGCAAGGTATTTATCTCGAAATGGTTCAGAGTAGCATGTGCAAAGCTGGGAATCCGTCACATGAACACAAAGGCGTATTCTCCGGAGAGCAAAGGCAAGATTGAGAGGTTCAATGCCACAGTTGAAGAGTTTTTCCAGGAGATATCGCTGGAGAAAGCAAAAAGCCTGGAGGAACTTAACCGCAAATTTCGGGTATGGCTGGATGAAGGGTACAACGGGAAGCCTCATAGCAGTTTAAAAGGGGTTTCTCCATCGCAGGCGTATGCAAGTGATCCAAAGAAGGTGCGGTTTGCAACTCCTGAAGAATGCCGGGACGCATTTTTATGGGAAGATACAAGGAAAGTTGACAACACAGGCTGTTTCAAGCTGCAAGGGATAGAATATGAAGCCGGAATCGAATACATAGGCAAAAAAGTGGATGTGCGGTATGATCCTTTTGATATGAGCCTTCTGGAGATATGGTACAATGGTGAGCGCCGAAAGACAGCAACCCCGCTGAAGGTTGGGGAATACTGCTCAAAGGTTGAAAAAACACCAGCAACGAAATCGGCGACTCATTCACGGCTATTAAAAATATATGAGAGCGAGAATGAAAAGAGGCAAAAACGGCAGACCGGAGCATTAACCTTCAGGAGCATGAAGGGCGGTGACAGAAATGTTTGA
- a CDS encoding NUDIX hydrolase, giving the protein MDYIMELRKIVGTRPLIMPGANVIIIDKQGRVLLHHRSDMDLWGLPGGFCELGETVEETASREVFEEVGLRCKSLKLFNVYSGEKYHYKYPNGDEVYNVTVTFVCDDFEGEIEVNKEEGRDARFFLFEDMPSNIAAGIRVILDDFKARWSNF; this is encoded by the coding sequence GTGGATTATATCATGGAGTTAAGAAAGATTGTAGGTACACGGCCTTTAATAATGCCTGGAGCGAATGTAATAATCATAGACAAGCAGGGTAGAGTGTTATTGCACCATAGGAGCGACATGGATTTGTGGGGTCTGCCCGGAGGCTTTTGTGAATTGGGAGAGACAGTCGAAGAGACCGCCTCAAGAGAGGTTTTTGAGGAAGTCGGTCTCAGGTGCAAAAGCTTAAAGCTTTTCAATGTTTACTCTGGTGAAAAGTATCATTACAAATACCCTAATGGTGATGAAGTATATAATGTCACTGTCACATTTGTGTGTGATGATTTTGAGGGTGAGATTGAAGTTAACAAAGAAGAGGGGAGAGATGCGAGATTCTTCTTGTTTGAAGACATGCCATCGAACATTGCCGCAGGAATTAGGGTGATTCTTGATGACTTTAAAGCAAGATGGAGCAATTTCTAG
- a CDS encoding DDE-type integrase/transposase/recombinase, with protein sequence MCALFSKGSVRKYYDEPVRKPYRKLVVDTMPIIETLEKLDYKQLISNHLKETGKLITPITRRKASTVPDTMACPRCGAPHEYLYDNTGGKGQYLCKVCKCTFNKKNRYLKNLIFLCPHCGRTLELKKERKDFNVHKCTNSKCPYYLDRLNSMSEEDKQRYKSSPHDFKLHYIYREFDIDFEPLVRKPSQPPSVDISRLYVSPHVLGLILTYHVNFGLSTRMTAALMREVHGVSVSHQSVSNYADAVATNIKPFIDNYKYDLSDSICGDETYIKVLGKWHYVFFIFDAVKKIILSYPVSANRDVKAAIYALDEALSKFDKLPEDLTLIFDGNPIYMLAQHYFAQYGIHFDIKQVIGLTNDDPISEEYRPLKQIIERLNRTFKGNYRPTNGFNNYAGSVSFLTLFVAYFNFLRPHSSLEGRVPVVLEELKDRPNMPARWVTLIKMSQEYIKAQQSA encoded by the coding sequence ATGTGTGCACTCTTTAGTAAAGGATCCGTCCGCAAGTACTACGATGAGCCTGTTAGGAAGCCTTACCGCAAGCTTGTGGTGGATACCATGCCGATTATTGAGACACTTGAGAAGCTTGATTATAAGCAGCTTATTTCAAATCATCTCAAGGAAACCGGTAAGCTTATAACCCCTATTACAAGGAGAAAAGCTTCTACAGTCCCTGATACTATGGCCTGCCCAAGATGTGGAGCTCCTCATGAATACCTTTACGACAATACCGGTGGTAAAGGCCAGTACTTATGCAAAGTCTGCAAGTGCACTTTCAACAAGAAAAACCGTTACCTAAAAAATCTCATCTTCCTCTGCCCCCACTGTGGAAGGACACTGGAACTTAAGAAAGAGCGTAAGGACTTCAACGTACATAAGTGCACCAACTCCAAGTGCCCCTATTACCTTGACAGGCTCAATTCCATGTCCGAGGAAGACAAGCAGCGCTACAAGTCTTCTCCACATGATTTCAAGCTCCATTACATCTACAGGGAGTTTGATATTGACTTTGAGCCTTTGGTAAGAAAGCCTTCCCAGCCTCCGAGTGTAGATATATCAAGGCTTTATGTCTCTCCTCACGTCCTGGGGCTGATACTTACATACCATGTCAATTTTGGCCTTTCTACCCGGATGACAGCTGCCCTTATGCGTGAAGTACATGGTGTAAGTGTTTCTCATCAGTCGGTATCAAATTATGCCGATGCTGTTGCCACAAACATTAAACCCTTCATTGACAACTACAAGTATGATCTCTCAGATTCCATCTGCGGGGATGAGACGTACATAAAGGTTCTGGGCAAATGGCATTACGTATTCTTTATATTCGACGCAGTAAAGAAGATTATCCTCTCATACCCCGTCTCTGCCAACCGTGATGTTAAAGCTGCAATTTATGCTCTTGACGAAGCATTGTCCAAGTTCGATAAGCTTCCTGAGGATCTTACCCTGATCTTTGACGGGAACCCTATTTACATGCTTGCTCAACACTATTTCGCCCAGTACGGCATCCACTTTGACATAAAGCAGGTAATCGGTCTTACCAACGACGACCCTATCTCCGAAGAATACAGGCCTTTAAAGCAGATCATCGAAAGGTTAAACCGCACCTTCAAGGGAAACTACAGACCCACCAACGGTTTTAACAACTATGCAGGTTCAGTATCCTTCCTTACACTGTTTGTAGCCTACTTCAACTTCCTAAGGCCTCATTCCTCTCTGGAAGGCAGGGTGCCGGTGGTCTTAGAAGAGCTCAAAGACCGGCCTAATATGCCTGCCAGGTGGGTTACACTCATTAAAATGTCCCAAGAATACATCAAAGCCCAACAATCTGCTTAA
- a CDS encoding ATP-binding cassette domain-containing protein, with amino-acid sequence MSFNVGRNQHIAIVGPSGSGKSTIVNLLLRIEKPTAGSIYLFGKELSEMDFFMDENQNKPGF; translated from the coding sequence ATTTCATTTAACGTGGGAAGAAATCAGCATATAGCTATTGTTGGTCCGAGCGGTTCTGGTAAAAGTACAATCGTAAATCTCTTGCTTAGAATTGAAAAACCAACAGCCGGTAGCATTTATCTTTTTGGCAAAGAATTATCAGAAATGGATTTTTTTATGGATGAAAATCAAAACAAACCTGGGTTTTAA
- a CDS encoding DUF6431 domain-containing protein, whose product MIIAYLGRNVKEYRRNCLKFLERLELICPKCGGKTTFHDRYARHVHMGEEIEWINIFRVICSKCGKTHAIIPDFIRPYKHYSACDSELVLRDQEDGIPLEEIETAASISTLRRWVEEFRQRGRQAAGALRAILYRYYGKFVNELEMIETKVFHMIERLLGLLPQIESSHLAIGETNMWLTNHLAGVFV is encoded by the coding sequence ATGATAATAGCATATCTGGGGCGGAATGTTAAGGAGTATCGCAGAAATTGTTTAAAATTTTTGGAAAGGCTGGAGTTGATATGCCCGAAATGCGGCGGGAAAACAACCTTTCATGACAGATATGCACGTCATGTGCATATGGGCGAGGAAATTGAATGGATTAACATATTCCGTGTAATCTGTAGCAAGTGTGGGAAGACACATGCAATCATACCGGATTTCATCAGGCCGTATAAGCATTACTCGGCTTGTGATAGCGAGCTGGTCCTTCGGGACCAGGAGGACGGTATACCTCTTGAGGAGATTGAGACTGCCGCCAGCATATCCACATTAAGGCGGTGGGTAGAAGAATTCAGGCAACGGGGGCGGCAAGCTGCAGGAGCATTAAGAGCTATACTGTACAGGTATTATGGCAAGTTTGTCAATGAGCTGGAGATGATAGAAACAAAGGTATTCCACATGATTGAGCGGCTGCTTGGGTTACTGCCGCAGATAGAAAGCAGCCATCTTGCCATAGGTGAAACGAATATGTGGCTAACAAATCATCTGGCAGGAGTATTTGTATAG
- a CDS encoding DUF692 family multinuclear iron-containing protein has protein sequence MKVGCNLSAELMELIDEKKVSVDYVKIALLKSDDEIPEKYKSYGKILLHGVGMDVPQHTGSNKLSSVNWNQVREKVEFCNSSFIGLHCATYQSDWDVPEVTFDMAKERMGHFLNVWKVNLDTEILIENAPYTSYYETNSPKNIKHSVSPKLINELCGEYGVGLLLDIAHAKVAASGLGLPIKEYLSALPLELVKEVHAVGTRTTDDGLRDGHLEMTEDDYEILEFALGIANPEVVTLEYGGFGEHFSWRSDKNAIERQLKRINEIVCRRIKFG, from the coding sequence ATGAAAGTCGGATGCAATTTATCAGCAGAGTTGATGGAATTAATTGATGAAAAAAAGGTATCAGTTGATTATGTAAAAATCGCATTATTAAAATCCGATGATGAAATACCGGAGAAATATAAAAGCTATGGAAAAATATTATTACATGGTGTAGGAATGGATGTGCCGCAACATACTGGTTCTAATAAATTAAGTAGTGTGAATTGGAATCAAGTCAGAGAAAAAGTAGAATTTTGTAATAGTAGCTTTATCGGTTTACATTGTGCCACATACCAATCTGACTGGGACGTGCCAGAAGTGACATTTGATATGGCAAAAGAACGGATGGGACATTTTTTGAATGTATGGAAAGTAAATCTTGACACAGAGATATTAATTGAAAATGCACCATATACATCATACTACGAAACTAACAGCCCTAAGAATATCAAGCATTCAGTTTCTCCTAAGTTAATAAATGAGCTGTGCGGTGAATATGGAGTAGGATTGTTGCTTGATATAGCACATGCGAAAGTTGCTGCAAGCGGTTTGGGTCTTCCGATAAAAGAATACCTGTCAGCATTACCATTGGAGCTTGTGAAAGAAGTTCATGCAGTAGGGACAAGAACAACTGATGATGGATTAAGAGATGGTCATTTAGAGATGACTGAGGATGATTATGAGATTCTAGAATTTGCATTAGGGATAGCAAATCCTGAAGTGGTTACTTTGGAATATGGAGGGTTTGGAGAGCATTTTTCATGGCGAAGCGATAAGAATGCCATAGAAAGACAATTAAAAAGGATAAATGAAATTGTTTGCAGGAGGATCAAATTCGGATGA
- a CDS encoding DUF2680 domain-containing protein yields MRFSKLVSVIAAVACFTSTAAFAAPKISNPVETTATQDLNETKDKKDFENDKQPELRKECKDREDFSKDPVKMLEKRKEQVQSLYREGKITKEQADEIIRKLDSKINEINEFNKLPVKQKKEKLINDFKARIEKKVEEGKITKDEANKLLKEFTKKVEQWDGNGYPRFHDKKMKHGKNPAKDLEKNEKSNIQ; encoded by the coding sequence ATGAGATTTTCAAAATTGGTGTCGGTAATAGCTGCTGTTGCTTGTTTTACTTCAACTGCAGCTTTCGCAGCACCCAAAATATCCAATCCTGTTGAGACCACCGCTACACAAGATTTAAATGAAACAAAGGATAAAAAAGATTTTGAAAATGACAAGCAGCCAGAGTTAAGGAAAGAATGCAAGGACAGAGAGGATTTTTCAAAAGATCCTGTAAAGATGCTGGAAAAAAGAAAAGAGCAGGTACAGTCTTTATACAGGGAAGGTAAAATAACCAAGGAGCAAGCCGACGAAATTATAAGGAAGCTTGATTCAAAAATAAATGAAATCAATGAGTTTAACAAGCTTCCGGTAAAACAGAAAAAAGAAAAGCTTATCAATGATTTTAAAGCGCGGATTGAAAAAAAGGTGGAAGAAGGAAAAATAACTAAAGATGAAGCCAATAAGTTGCTGAAAGAATTTACCAAAAAGGTGGAGCAATGGGATGGTAATGGATATCCGCGTTTTCATGACAAGAAAATGAAGCATGGAAAAAACCCAGCTAAGGATTTGGAAAAAAACGAAAAATCAAATATTCAATAG
- a CDS encoding nucleotidyltransferase domain-containing protein, which yields MSMDYISESNLSYLNMMKDIYEVSLACNTKTYIWGGFTVDILEGKFLREHGDLDGFVENMMALLDDLKSEYESKGYEVDFINDINMLTIRKGDQHAAFNPLDVNENVAMWRHIGDQGTVYFPYSWLDNAPREFYNTYVYTSGINFEYGFRKIVHLLNPEWKVREKDRVSLEYFQNKIIEKGINEKDILSCIWSYSPFWIKKGYSPFDKPTLVWPML from the coding sequence ATGAGCATGGATTATATATCTGAAAGTAATCTGTCGTATTTGAACATGATGAAGGATATTTATGAGGTGTCTTTAGCATGCAATACTAAAACATACATATGGGGCGGCTTTACGGTAGATATTTTAGAAGGCAAGTTTTTGCGAGAACATGGTGATTTGGATGGATTTGTTGAGAATATGATGGCTTTACTGGATGACTTAAAAAGTGAATATGAAAGCAAAGGTTATGAGGTGGATTTTATAAATGACATAAATATGTTAACTATAAGAAAAGGTGACCAACATGCAGCTTTCAATCCATTGGATGTTAATGAAAATGTGGCTATGTGGAGACACATTGGAGATCAAGGGACAGTCTATTTTCCATACTCCTGGCTCGACAATGCTCCAAGAGAGTTTTACAACACTTATGTCTATACTTCTGGTATAAATTTTGAATATGGCTTTAGAAAAATAGTTCACCTGCTTAATCCAGAATGGAAAGTGAGAGAAAAAGATCGTGTTTCGCTTGAGTATTTTCAAAATAAAATCATTGAAAAAGGCATAAATGAAAAAGATATATTGAGTTGTATTTGGAGTTATAGTCCTTTCTGGATTAAAAAAGGATATAGTCCGTTTGATAAACCAACTTTAGTTTGGCCAATGTTATAA
- a CDS encoding histidine phosphatase family protein, with amino-acid sequence MYFVRHAQPDKSWEDDRTKPLTPVGLLDRKEVTNLLIKIPIDCFFSSPYKRSYDTIVECANAFGLPIHTDERFRERQSGENGHSIELLQKRWNDFNFCEKGGESLGSVQSRNIEALNEILLTHKDKNIVIGTHGTALSTILNYYDPSFGYEDFNRIRYFMPYIIRLDFSGAKNIGKQELLMVERKY; translated from the coding sequence GTGTATTTTGTCCGGCATGCACAACCTGATAAATCGTGGGAAGATGATAGAACAAAGCCATTAACTCCTGTTGGGTTATTAGATCGAAAAGAAGTGACTAATCTTTTAATCAAGATACCAATAGATTGCTTCTTTTCCAGTCCGTATAAAAGGTCTTACGATACCATTGTAGAATGTGCAAATGCTTTTGGACTACCCATTCATACAGATGAAAGGTTTAGAGAACGGCAATCCGGAGAAAACGGACACAGCATAGAACTACTGCAAAAGCGATGGAACGATTTTAACTTCTGCGAAAAAGGCGGTGAATCACTAGGCAGTGTTCAGAGTCGTAATATCGAAGCCTTGAACGAAATATTGCTTACTCATAAAGATAAGAACATTGTTATTGGGACTCATGGTACAGCTTTGAGCACAATTTTAAACTACTATGATCCAAGTTTCGGTTATGAGGATTTTAATCGCATAAGGTACTTTATGCCATACATTATACGGCTTGATTTCTCCGGAGCAAAAAATATCGGAAAGCAAGAATTATTGATGGTTGAGCGGAAGTATTAA